A region of Haliotis asinina isolate JCU_RB_2024 chromosome 9, JCU_Hal_asi_v2, whole genome shotgun sequence DNA encodes the following proteins:
- the LOC137296193 gene encoding uncharacterized protein isoform X1, with protein MDLTRCLATLFIVLVSSCYTTSTEASTSSAETPATPTTPSSTSAPAYTTTSTKTTTPTTSTTTTTSTTTSTPTTTTTSTTTIIPTVATSPTTTTSSTTATTSSSTAPTSASTTSKTTAALTSIAITATSQDTVSTSISTIQSTTSTAQASSSQTVPSTSVVATSASFSTPSTSNVFGSTTTGDSSHAQSTVTQRSPSTTSQTPSTSTVLASLLSSTATIKTTTSVTRTASPPSSPATTDSTKQTVPTTTTNKTAPMSAIGTTSTATFTTTPTPTPTPTTSTSIVSTSSFQSSTSTSAVTPSSANSTSSKKAIVTSSGMTSTTTNTRTFSTSSSSRTSSIASSSAPASTGTSSGSPGHSTPTTPGATKEVTGQSSGSHGVTTGSAQSPIPASETTDSTQTSKTPTIPTSDVGTTLSSMGGTTTRTVGTSTTIKTTVSTGPLSSVKPTTQSSSTTVAPDASTLSGTDRSTTPAGQSPTSTSPPTQEGETDKMVGGLKAENKTLKIVVGILAAVIGLEIIIAVIYCILRRRRRRPPFLTGDEEEPAIRHEKRSYFRPASSFDLGNSPARTVSTSSESEPMTAKSTKGNMQMFTFTNRSDSTPKDKPLKEINENEEL; from the exons TGTTGGTGTCGTCATGCTACACAACGTCAACTGAAGCATCAACATCTTCAGCAGAAACCCCAGCAACCCCAACAACACCGTCCTCAACGTCCGCCCCTGCATACACAACAACGTCCACCAAAACAACTACACCGACAACTTCGACAACCACgactacatctacaactactAGTACACCTACAACCACGACTACATCGACAACCACGATTATACCTACAGTCGCTACTTCACCCACAACCACGACGTCATCCACAACCGCAACAACGTCAAGTTCGACTGCACCTACTTCAGCTTCAACAACGTCGAAGACGACTGCAGCATTAACGTCGATTGCCATAACAGCAACGAGCCAAGATACGG TATCAACATCAATATCTACCATTCAATCGACAACTTCAACCGCTCAGGCCTCTTCAAGCCAGACTGTACCTTCAACATCTGTTGTGGCTACATCAGCATCCTtttcaacaccatcaacatctaaTGTCTTTGGTAGTACAACTACGGGTGATAGCTCCCACGCACAGTCAACAGTGACACAACGGTCACCTTCAACGACGTCACAAACGCCATCAACGAGCACCGTACTTGCATCCCTTCTTTCTTCAACTGCCACTATCAAGACAACAACATCGGTCACAAGGACCGCATCTCCTCCCTCATCGCCTGCAACAACAgactcaacaaaacaaacagtacCTACAACAACCACAAACAAAACTGCACCGATGTCCGCGATTGGTACGACCTCCACTGCAACATtcacaaccacacccacacccacacccacacccacaactAGTACTAGTATTGTTTCTACGTCATCCTTCCAATCAAGCACTTCCACAAGCGCAGTGACGCCTTCATCTGCAAATAGTACCAGCAGTAAAAAAGCCATAgtcaccagcagtgggatgacaTCGACTACAACCAATACACGGACATTCTCAACATCTTCGTCTTCGCGGACATCATCAATTGCCTCATCTAGTGCACCAGCGTCCACAGGCACATCTTCAGGCAGCCCCGGCCATTCTACACCAACCACTCCGGGTGCCACCAAGGAGGTTACTGGCCAGAGTTCTGGAAGCCATGGAG TAACAACAGGAAGCGCCCAATCTCCTATCCCAGCTTCCGAAACAACAGACTCAACACAAACTTCAAAAACACCAACAATCCCCACCAGCGATGTCGGCACGACCTTAAGCTCCATGGGTGGCACGACTACCAGGACGGTGGGAACATCCACAACCATAAAGACCACTGTTTCCACTGGGCCTCTGTCAAGTGTGAAGCCAACCACCCAGTCATCGTCCACAACAGTGGCGCCCGATGCTTCAACTTTATCTGGTACAGACAGAAGTACAACCCCTGCTGGGCAATCACCTACATCTACTTCTCCACCTACCCAGGAAGGGGAAACTGACAAGATGGTTGGAG GTCTCAAGGCGGAGAATAAAACTCTGAAGATAGTAGTTGGGATTCTGGCAGCGGTGATTGGCCTAGAGATCATCATAGCCGTCATATACTGTATTCTACG CAGGAGACGTCGACGACCGCCATTTTTAACGGGAGACGAGGAGGAGCCGGCT ATCCGCCACGAGAAGCGCTCCTACTTTCGTCCAGCTAGCAGTTTCGACCTAGGCAACAGTCCAGCCCGTACAGTGTCCACATCGAGTGAGTCCGAGCCCATGACTGCCAAGTCCACCAAGGGCAACATGCAGATGTTTACTTTCACCAACAGAAGTGACAGCACCCCAAAGGATAAACCACTGAAAGAGATCAACGAAAATGAAGAACTATAG
- the LOC137296193 gene encoding uncharacterized protein isoform X3, giving the protein MDLTRCLATLFIVLVSSCYTTSTEASTSSAETPATPTTPSSTSAPAYTTTSTKTTTPTTSTTTTTSTTTSTPTTTTTSTTTIIPTVATSPTTTTSSTTATTSSSTAPTSASTTSKTTAALTSIAITATSQDTVSTSISTIQSTTSTAQASSSQTVPSTSVVATSASFSTPSTSNVFGSTTTGDSSHAQSTVTQRSPSTTSQTPSTSTVLASLLSSTATIKTTTSVTRTASPPSSPATTDSTKQTVPTTTTNKTAPMSAIVTTGSAQSPIPASETTDSTQTSKTPTIPTSDVGTTLSSMGGTTTRTVGTSTTIKTTVSTGPLSSVKPTTQSSSTTVAPDASTLSGTDRSTTPAGQSPTSTSPPTQEGETDKMVGGLKAENKTLKIVVGILAAVIGLEIIIAVIYCILRRRRRRPPFLTGDEEEPAIRHEKRSYFRPASSFDLGNSPARTVSTSSESEPMTAKSTKGNMQMFTFTNRSDSTPKDKPLKEINENEEL; this is encoded by the exons TGTTGGTGTCGTCATGCTACACAACGTCAACTGAAGCATCAACATCTTCAGCAGAAACCCCAGCAACCCCAACAACACCGTCCTCAACGTCCGCCCCTGCATACACAACAACGTCCACCAAAACAACTACACCGACAACTTCGACAACCACgactacatctacaactactAGTACACCTACAACCACGACTACATCGACAACCACGATTATACCTACAGTCGCTACTTCACCCACAACCACGACGTCATCCACAACCGCAACAACGTCAAGTTCGACTGCACCTACTTCAGCTTCAACAACGTCGAAGACGACTGCAGCATTAACGTCGATTGCCATAACAGCAACGAGCCAAGATACGG TATCAACATCAATATCTACCATTCAATCGACAACTTCAACCGCTCAGGCCTCTTCAAGCCAGACTGTACCTTCAACATCTGTTGTGGCTACATCAGCATCCTtttcaacaccatcaacatctaaTGTCTTTGGTAGTACAACTACGGGTGATAGCTCCCACGCACAGTCAACAGTGACACAACGGTCACCTTCAACGACGTCACAAACGCCATCAACGAGCACCGTACTTGCATCCCTTCTTTCTTCAACTGCCACTATCAAGACAACAACATCGGTCACAAGGACCGCATCTCCTCCCTCATCGCCTGCAACAACAgactcaacaaaacaaacagtacCTACAACAACCACAAACAAAACTGCACCGATGTCCGCGATTG TAACAACAGGAAGCGCCCAATCTCCTATCCCAGCTTCCGAAACAACAGACTCAACACAAACTTCAAAAACACCAACAATCCCCACCAGCGATGTCGGCACGACCTTAAGCTCCATGGGTGGCACGACTACCAGGACGGTGGGAACATCCACAACCATAAAGACCACTGTTTCCACTGGGCCTCTGTCAAGTGTGAAGCCAACCACCCAGTCATCGTCCACAACAGTGGCGCCCGATGCTTCAACTTTATCTGGTACAGACAGAAGTACAACCCCTGCTGGGCAATCACCTACATCTACTTCTCCACCTACCCAGGAAGGGGAAACTGACAAGATGGTTGGAG GTCTCAAGGCGGAGAATAAAACTCTGAAGATAGTAGTTGGGATTCTGGCAGCGGTGATTGGCCTAGAGATCATCATAGCCGTCATATACTGTATTCTACG CAGGAGACGTCGACGACCGCCATTTTTAACGGGAGACGAGGAGGAGCCGGCT ATCCGCCACGAGAAGCGCTCCTACTTTCGTCCAGCTAGCAGTTTCGACCTAGGCAACAGTCCAGCCCGTACAGTGTCCACATCGAGTGAGTCCGAGCCCATGACTGCCAAGTCCACCAAGGGCAACATGCAGATGTTTACTTTCACCAACAGAAGTGACAGCACCCCAAAGGATAAACCACTGAAAGAGATCAACGAAAATGAAGAACTATAG
- the LOC137296193 gene encoding salivary glue protein Sgs-3-like isoform X6: MDLTRCLATLFIVLVSSCYTTSTEASTSSAETPATPTTPSSTSAPAYTTTSTKTTTPTTSTTTTTSTTTSTPTTTTTSTTTIIPTVATSPTTTTSSTTATTSSSTAPTSASTTSKTTAALTSIAITATSQDTVTTGSAQSPIPASETTDSTQTSKTPTIPTSDVGTTLSSMGGTTTRTVGTSTTIKTTVSTGPLSSVKPTTQSSSTTVAPDASTLSGTDRSTTPAGQSPTSTSPPTQEGETDKMVGGLKAENKTLKIVVGILAAVIGLEIIIAVIYCILRRRRRPPFLTGDEEEPAIRHEKRSYFRPASSFDLGNSPARTVSTSSESEPMTAKSTKGNMQMFTFTNRSDSTPKDKPLKEINENEEL, encoded by the exons TGTTGGTGTCGTCATGCTACACAACGTCAACTGAAGCATCAACATCTTCAGCAGAAACCCCAGCAACCCCAACAACACCGTCCTCAACGTCCGCCCCTGCATACACAACAACGTCCACCAAAACAACTACACCGACAACTTCGACAACCACgactacatctacaactactAGTACACCTACAACCACGACTACATCGACAACCACGATTATACCTACAGTCGCTACTTCACCCACAACCACGACGTCATCCACAACCGCAACAACGTCAAGTTCGACTGCACCTACTTCAGCTTCAACAACGTCGAAGACGACTGCAGCATTAACGTCGATTGCCATAACAGCAACGAGCCAAGATACGG TAACAACAGGAAGCGCCCAATCTCCTATCCCAGCTTCCGAAACAACAGACTCAACACAAACTTCAAAAACACCAACAATCCCCACCAGCGATGTCGGCACGACCTTAAGCTCCATGGGTGGCACGACTACCAGGACGGTGGGAACATCCACAACCATAAAGACCACTGTTTCCACTGGGCCTCTGTCAAGTGTGAAGCCAACCACCCAGTCATCGTCCACAACAGTGGCGCCCGATGCTTCAACTTTATCTGGTACAGACAGAAGTACAACCCCTGCTGGGCAATCACCTACATCTACTTCTCCACCTACCCAGGAAGGGGAAACTGACAAGATGGTTGGAG GTCTCAAGGCGGAGAATAAAACTCTGAAGATAGTAGTTGGGATTCTGGCAGCGGTGATTGGCCTAGAGATCATCATAGCCGTCATATACTGTATTCTACG GAGACGTCGACGACCGCCATTTTTAACGGGAGACGAGGAGGAGCCGGCT ATCCGCCACGAGAAGCGCTCCTACTTTCGTCCAGCTAGCAGTTTCGACCTAGGCAACAGTCCAGCCCGTACAGTGTCCACATCGAGTGAGTCCGAGCCCATGACTGCCAAGTCCACCAAGGGCAACATGCAGATGTTTACTTTCACCAACAGAAGTGACAGCACCCCAAAGGATAAACCACTGAAAGAGATCAACGAAAATGAAGAACTATAG
- the LOC137296193 gene encoding uncharacterized protein isoform X4 codes for MDLTRCLATLFIVLVSSCYTTSTEASTSSAETPATPTTPSSTSAPAYTTTSTKTTTPTTSTTTTTSTTTSTPTTTTTSTTTIIPTVATSPTTTTSSTTATTSSSTAPTSASTTSKTTAALTSIAITATSQDTVSTSISTIQSTTSTAQASSSQTVPSTSVVATSASFSTPSTSNVFGSTTTGDSSHAQSTVTQRSPSTTSQTPSTSTVLASLLSSTATIKTTTSVTRTASPPSSPATTDSTKQTVPTTTTNKTAPMSAIVTTGSAQSPIPASETTDSTQTSKTPTIPTSDVGTTLSSMGGTTTRTVGTSTTIKTTVSTGPLSSVKPTTQSSSTTVAPDASTLSGTDRSTTPAGQSPTSTSPPTQEGETDKMVGGLKAENKTLKIVVGILAAVIGLEIIIAVIYCILRRRRRPPFLTGDEEEPAIRHEKRSYFRPASSFDLGNSPARTVSTSSESEPMTAKSTKGNMQMFTFTNRSDSTPKDKPLKEINENEEL; via the exons TGTTGGTGTCGTCATGCTACACAACGTCAACTGAAGCATCAACATCTTCAGCAGAAACCCCAGCAACCCCAACAACACCGTCCTCAACGTCCGCCCCTGCATACACAACAACGTCCACCAAAACAACTACACCGACAACTTCGACAACCACgactacatctacaactactAGTACACCTACAACCACGACTACATCGACAACCACGATTATACCTACAGTCGCTACTTCACCCACAACCACGACGTCATCCACAACCGCAACAACGTCAAGTTCGACTGCACCTACTTCAGCTTCAACAACGTCGAAGACGACTGCAGCATTAACGTCGATTGCCATAACAGCAACGAGCCAAGATACGG TATCAACATCAATATCTACCATTCAATCGACAACTTCAACCGCTCAGGCCTCTTCAAGCCAGACTGTACCTTCAACATCTGTTGTGGCTACATCAGCATCCTtttcaacaccatcaacatctaaTGTCTTTGGTAGTACAACTACGGGTGATAGCTCCCACGCACAGTCAACAGTGACACAACGGTCACCTTCAACGACGTCACAAACGCCATCAACGAGCACCGTACTTGCATCCCTTCTTTCTTCAACTGCCACTATCAAGACAACAACATCGGTCACAAGGACCGCATCTCCTCCCTCATCGCCTGCAACAACAgactcaacaaaacaaacagtacCTACAACAACCACAAACAAAACTGCACCGATGTCCGCGATTG TAACAACAGGAAGCGCCCAATCTCCTATCCCAGCTTCCGAAACAACAGACTCAACACAAACTTCAAAAACACCAACAATCCCCACCAGCGATGTCGGCACGACCTTAAGCTCCATGGGTGGCACGACTACCAGGACGGTGGGAACATCCACAACCATAAAGACCACTGTTTCCACTGGGCCTCTGTCAAGTGTGAAGCCAACCACCCAGTCATCGTCCACAACAGTGGCGCCCGATGCTTCAACTTTATCTGGTACAGACAGAAGTACAACCCCTGCTGGGCAATCACCTACATCTACTTCTCCACCTACCCAGGAAGGGGAAACTGACAAGATGGTTGGAG GTCTCAAGGCGGAGAATAAAACTCTGAAGATAGTAGTTGGGATTCTGGCAGCGGTGATTGGCCTAGAGATCATCATAGCCGTCATATACTGTATTCTACG GAGACGTCGACGACCGCCATTTTTAACGGGAGACGAGGAGGAGCCGGCT ATCCGCCACGAGAAGCGCTCCTACTTTCGTCCAGCTAGCAGTTTCGACCTAGGCAACAGTCCAGCCCGTACAGTGTCCACATCGAGTGAGTCCGAGCCCATGACTGCCAAGTCCACCAAGGGCAACATGCAGATGTTTACTTTCACCAACAGAAGTGACAGCACCCCAAAGGATAAACCACTGAAAGAGATCAACGAAAATGAAGAACTATAG
- the LOC137296193 gene encoding salivary glue protein Sgs-3-like isoform X5, with protein MDLTRCLATLFIVLVSSCYTTSTEASTSSAETPATPTTPSSTSAPAYTTTSTKTTTPTTSTTTTTSTTTSTPTTTTTSTTTIIPTVATSPTTTTSSTTATTSSSTAPTSASTTSKTTAALTSIAITATSQDTVTTGSAQSPIPASETTDSTQTSKTPTIPTSDVGTTLSSMGGTTTRTVGTSTTIKTTVSTGPLSSVKPTTQSSSTTVAPDASTLSGTDRSTTPAGQSPTSTSPPTQEGETDKMVGGLKAENKTLKIVVGILAAVIGLEIIIAVIYCILRRRRRRPPFLTGDEEEPAIRHEKRSYFRPASSFDLGNSPARTVSTSSESEPMTAKSTKGNMQMFTFTNRSDSTPKDKPLKEINENEEL; from the exons TGTTGGTGTCGTCATGCTACACAACGTCAACTGAAGCATCAACATCTTCAGCAGAAACCCCAGCAACCCCAACAACACCGTCCTCAACGTCCGCCCCTGCATACACAACAACGTCCACCAAAACAACTACACCGACAACTTCGACAACCACgactacatctacaactactAGTACACCTACAACCACGACTACATCGACAACCACGATTATACCTACAGTCGCTACTTCACCCACAACCACGACGTCATCCACAACCGCAACAACGTCAAGTTCGACTGCACCTACTTCAGCTTCAACAACGTCGAAGACGACTGCAGCATTAACGTCGATTGCCATAACAGCAACGAGCCAAGATACGG TAACAACAGGAAGCGCCCAATCTCCTATCCCAGCTTCCGAAACAACAGACTCAACACAAACTTCAAAAACACCAACAATCCCCACCAGCGATGTCGGCACGACCTTAAGCTCCATGGGTGGCACGACTACCAGGACGGTGGGAACATCCACAACCATAAAGACCACTGTTTCCACTGGGCCTCTGTCAAGTGTGAAGCCAACCACCCAGTCATCGTCCACAACAGTGGCGCCCGATGCTTCAACTTTATCTGGTACAGACAGAAGTACAACCCCTGCTGGGCAATCACCTACATCTACTTCTCCACCTACCCAGGAAGGGGAAACTGACAAGATGGTTGGAG GTCTCAAGGCGGAGAATAAAACTCTGAAGATAGTAGTTGGGATTCTGGCAGCGGTGATTGGCCTAGAGATCATCATAGCCGTCATATACTGTATTCTACG CAGGAGACGTCGACGACCGCCATTTTTAACGGGAGACGAGGAGGAGCCGGCT ATCCGCCACGAGAAGCGCTCCTACTTTCGTCCAGCTAGCAGTTTCGACCTAGGCAACAGTCCAGCCCGTACAGTGTCCACATCGAGTGAGTCCGAGCCCATGACTGCCAAGTCCACCAAGGGCAACATGCAGATGTTTACTTTCACCAACAGAAGTGACAGCACCCCAAAGGATAAACCACTGAAAGAGATCAACGAAAATGAAGAACTATAG
- the LOC137296193 gene encoding uncharacterized protein isoform X2, which produces MDLTRCLATLFIVLVSSCYTTSTEASTSSAETPATPTTPSSTSAPAYTTTSTKTTTPTTSTTTTTSTTTSTPTTTTTSTTTIIPTVATSPTTTTSSTTATTSSSTAPTSASTTSKTTAALTSIAITATSQDTVSTSISTIQSTTSTAQASSSQTVPSTSVVATSASFSTPSTSNVFGSTTTGDSSHAQSTVTQRSPSTTSQTPSTSTVLASLLSSTATIKTTTSVTRTASPPSSPATTDSTKQTVPTTTTNKTAPMSAIGTTSTATFTTTPTPTPTPTTSTSIVSTSSFQSSTSTSAVTPSSANSTSSKKAIVTSSGMTSTTTNTRTFSTSSSSRTSSIASSSAPASTGTSSGSPGHSTPTTPGATKEVTGQSSGSHGVTTGSAQSPIPASETTDSTQTSKTPTIPTSDVGTTLSSMGGTTTRTVGTSTTIKTTVSTGPLSSVKPTTQSSSTTVAPDASTLSGTDRSTTPAGQSPTSTSPPTQEGETDKMVGGLKAENKTLKIVVGILAAVIGLEIIIAVIYCILRRRRRPPFLTGDEEEPAIRHEKRSYFRPASSFDLGNSPARTVSTSSESEPMTAKSTKGNMQMFTFTNRSDSTPKDKPLKEINENEEL; this is translated from the exons TGTTGGTGTCGTCATGCTACACAACGTCAACTGAAGCATCAACATCTTCAGCAGAAACCCCAGCAACCCCAACAACACCGTCCTCAACGTCCGCCCCTGCATACACAACAACGTCCACCAAAACAACTACACCGACAACTTCGACAACCACgactacatctacaactactAGTACACCTACAACCACGACTACATCGACAACCACGATTATACCTACAGTCGCTACTTCACCCACAACCACGACGTCATCCACAACCGCAACAACGTCAAGTTCGACTGCACCTACTTCAGCTTCAACAACGTCGAAGACGACTGCAGCATTAACGTCGATTGCCATAACAGCAACGAGCCAAGATACGG TATCAACATCAATATCTACCATTCAATCGACAACTTCAACCGCTCAGGCCTCTTCAAGCCAGACTGTACCTTCAACATCTGTTGTGGCTACATCAGCATCCTtttcaacaccatcaacatctaaTGTCTTTGGTAGTACAACTACGGGTGATAGCTCCCACGCACAGTCAACAGTGACACAACGGTCACCTTCAACGACGTCACAAACGCCATCAACGAGCACCGTACTTGCATCCCTTCTTTCTTCAACTGCCACTATCAAGACAACAACATCGGTCACAAGGACCGCATCTCCTCCCTCATCGCCTGCAACAACAgactcaacaaaacaaacagtacCTACAACAACCACAAACAAAACTGCACCGATGTCCGCGATTGGTACGACCTCCACTGCAACATtcacaaccacacccacacccacacccacacccacaactAGTACTAGTATTGTTTCTACGTCATCCTTCCAATCAAGCACTTCCACAAGCGCAGTGACGCCTTCATCTGCAAATAGTACCAGCAGTAAAAAAGCCATAgtcaccagcagtgggatgacaTCGACTACAACCAATACACGGACATTCTCAACATCTTCGTCTTCGCGGACATCATCAATTGCCTCATCTAGTGCACCAGCGTCCACAGGCACATCTTCAGGCAGCCCCGGCCATTCTACACCAACCACTCCGGGTGCCACCAAGGAGGTTACTGGCCAGAGTTCTGGAAGCCATGGAG TAACAACAGGAAGCGCCCAATCTCCTATCCCAGCTTCCGAAACAACAGACTCAACACAAACTTCAAAAACACCAACAATCCCCACCAGCGATGTCGGCACGACCTTAAGCTCCATGGGTGGCACGACTACCAGGACGGTGGGAACATCCACAACCATAAAGACCACTGTTTCCACTGGGCCTCTGTCAAGTGTGAAGCCAACCACCCAGTCATCGTCCACAACAGTGGCGCCCGATGCTTCAACTTTATCTGGTACAGACAGAAGTACAACCCCTGCTGGGCAATCACCTACATCTACTTCTCCACCTACCCAGGAAGGGGAAACTGACAAGATGGTTGGAG GTCTCAAGGCGGAGAATAAAACTCTGAAGATAGTAGTTGGGATTCTGGCAGCGGTGATTGGCCTAGAGATCATCATAGCCGTCATATACTGTATTCTACG GAGACGTCGACGACCGCCATTTTTAACGGGAGACGAGGAGGAGCCGGCT ATCCGCCACGAGAAGCGCTCCTACTTTCGTCCAGCTAGCAGTTTCGACCTAGGCAACAGTCCAGCCCGTACAGTGTCCACATCGAGTGAGTCCGAGCCCATGACTGCCAAGTCCACCAAGGGCAACATGCAGATGTTTACTTTCACCAACAGAAGTGACAGCACCCCAAAGGATAAACCACTGAAAGAGATCAACGAAAATGAAGAACTATAG